In Candidatus Roseilinea sp., one DNA window encodes the following:
- a CDS encoding dehydrogenase, whose amino-acid sequence MIVHLKINGQFKDIAVQPYETLLTALRREGYFSVKHGCETGECGACGVIMRAREGDAPAIVNTCVMLAAQAQDTEIITVESLGDRRGLSVIQQCFTENGAIQCGYCTPAQILAAKALLDRKPAPSEAEVRDAIGGVLCRCTGYLKPVQAVLNAAAMLRGEARDDLPPPFRRVIAPEGTGIGSPGAFRQDIGDVRWGGEGPSAGGRMAQAQVQTQTQTLTATLAPFMVAPEPQTSVVGKAEKKVDAAKLVQGKPAFVDDAPLPGMLYAAMLTSPHAHARIKHIDTSKAKALPGVHAVLTYKDVPRVVYASGGQSYPNPFPYDQVSLDSKVRHVGDRVAVVAAETPEIAQRALELIEVEYEVLPAVFDPDEAMREGAPVIHDEPDAIGIKDAKRNLVAEIVAEHGNVEQGFAESDFVIEREYRVPQVQQASIEPHVCMTWWDEDDRLVIRTSTQVPFHVRRMIAPLIGLPVKKIRVIKPRVGGGFGGKQEMLIEDLCAHLTIATGRPVRFEYTRAQEFTSARSRHPQRMVFKAGFKKDPNGGAPILHALSHYVIGNTGAYGTHGITVQTVSGMRGLSTYRCPNLKFHCHIVYTNIPTPGAFRGYGAPQAEFGLECLMDEAAQLMGVDTIELRRKNWVRVGDPLPLAAALGEAREGFEQVVKTSGLEECFQQAMAAIGWERRSEFAGKDLVIDPQRPSVRRGIGVAACMHGTAIAGLDMGAASVKMNDDGSFNCLVGGTDIGTGSDTVVGQIVAETLGVPLEDVIMYSSDTDMTPFDTGAYASSTTFITGGAAKKAAEQVRAQIQEVAAKMFNKGYGVVVPPEQIDTVEYLKHRPAAPDPSAARGEVKPEEVRLRNRCAWAPDGRAITLQQVALFATHTEEQHQIIAVASHMSYESPPPFGCQMAEVEVDTETGEVTVTKLVMAVDCGVAINPATASGQIEGGNLQACGYAHCEEMVYDAQGRLHNPRFGLYRIYSADEAPELQSILIQTYEPSGPYGAKAVAEIPMDGVAPAVANAVYHATGVRFYQIPLTPERVWRRLKGIEDKRWLIADE is encoded by the coding sequence ATGATTGTCCACCTAAAAATCAACGGCCAGTTCAAAGACATCGCCGTTCAGCCTTATGAGACGCTGTTGACTGCGCTCAGGCGCGAGGGCTACTTCAGCGTCAAGCATGGCTGCGAGACCGGCGAGTGCGGCGCATGCGGCGTGATCATGCGCGCGCGAGAGGGCGACGCGCCGGCCATCGTCAACACCTGCGTCATGCTGGCGGCCCAGGCGCAAGATACGGAGATCATCACCGTCGAGTCGCTGGGCGACCGGCGCGGGTTGAGCGTGATTCAGCAGTGCTTCACCGAGAACGGCGCGATCCAGTGCGGCTATTGCACGCCGGCCCAAATTCTGGCGGCCAAGGCGCTGCTCGACCGCAAGCCTGCCCCCAGTGAGGCCGAGGTGCGCGACGCGATCGGCGGCGTGCTGTGCCGTTGCACCGGCTATCTCAAACCGGTGCAGGCCGTGCTGAACGCGGCGGCCATGTTGCGCGGCGAGGCGCGCGATGACCTGCCCCCGCCTTTCCGACGCGTGATTGCGCCGGAGGGCACAGGCATAGGCAGCCCGGGCGCGTTCCGCCAGGACATCGGTGATGTGCGCTGGGGCGGCGAGGGACCGAGCGCCGGCGGTAGGATGGCGCAGGCTCAGGTGCAAACTCAGACACAGACGCTCACTGCCACCCTTGCGCCGTTCATGGTCGCGCCCGAACCGCAGACGTCCGTCGTCGGCAAGGCCGAAAAGAAGGTGGACGCGGCTAAGCTGGTGCAGGGCAAGCCGGCCTTCGTGGACGATGCGCCGTTGCCCGGCATGCTCTATGCGGCCATGCTCACCAGCCCCCATGCGCATGCGCGCATCAAACACATTGATACGAGCAAGGCCAAGGCGCTGCCCGGCGTGCACGCCGTGCTCACCTACAAGGATGTGCCGCGGGTGGTCTACGCCTCCGGCGGCCAGTCGTATCCCAACCCCTTCCCCTACGATCAGGTCAGCTTGGATAGCAAGGTGCGCCACGTCGGCGATCGCGTGGCCGTGGTTGCTGCGGAGACGCCGGAGATCGCCCAGCGCGCGCTAGAGCTGATCGAAGTGGAGTATGAAGTGCTGCCGGCGGTCTTCGACCCCGACGAAGCCATGCGCGAGGGCGCGCCGGTCATTCACGACGAGCCGGACGCCATCGGCATCAAAGACGCCAAGCGCAACCTGGTCGCCGAGATCGTCGCCGAACATGGCAACGTCGAACAAGGCTTTGCCGAGAGCGACTTTGTGATCGAGCGCGAATATCGCGTCCCGCAGGTGCAGCAGGCCAGCATCGAGCCGCACGTTTGCATGACGTGGTGGGATGAGGATGACCGTCTCGTTATCCGCACCAGCACCCAGGTGCCATTTCACGTGCGCCGGATGATCGCGCCGTTGATCGGCCTGCCGGTGAAGAAGATTCGCGTGATCAAGCCACGCGTGGGTGGCGGCTTCGGCGGCAAGCAAGAGATGCTGATCGAGGACTTGTGCGCGCATTTGACGATCGCCACCGGCCGGCCGGTGCGCTTTGAATACACCCGCGCGCAGGAGTTCACCAGCGCGCGCTCGCGCCATCCTCAGCGCATGGTGTTCAAGGCCGGCTTCAAGAAGGACCCGAACGGCGGGGCGCCGATCCTTCACGCGCTCAGCCACTACGTCATCGGCAACACCGGCGCCTACGGCACGCACGGCATCACCGTGCAGACGGTGAGCGGCATGCGCGGGCTGAGCACCTATCGCTGCCCCAACCTCAAGTTCCACTGTCACATCGTCTATACCAACATCCCTACGCCAGGCGCATTTCGTGGCTACGGCGCGCCGCAAGCTGAGTTCGGCCTGGAGTGCCTGATGGACGAGGCCGCGCAGTTGATGGGCGTGGACACGATCGAGCTGCGCCGCAAGAACTGGGTGCGCGTGGGCGACCCGCTGCCGCTGGCCGCGGCGCTGGGCGAGGCGCGCGAGGGCTTCGAGCAGGTGGTGAAGACCAGCGGCCTGGAGGAGTGCTTCCAGCAAGCGATGGCGGCCATCGGCTGGGAGCGACGCAGCGAATTCGCCGGCAAAGACCTGGTGATTGACCCGCAGCGGCCCAGCGTGCGCCGCGGGATTGGCGTGGCGGCCTGCATGCACGGCACGGCCATCGCCGGCCTGGACATGGGCGCCGCCTCGGTCAAGATGAACGACGATGGCTCGTTCAACTGCCTGGTGGGCGGCACCGATATCGGCACCGGCAGCGATACCGTGGTTGGCCAGATCGTGGCCGAGACGCTGGGCGTGCCGCTGGAAGACGTGATCATGTATTCCAGCGACACCGACATGACGCCGTTCGACACCGGCGCGTATGCGTCCTCGACCACGTTTATTACCGGCGGTGCGGCCAAGAAGGCCGCTGAACAGGTGCGCGCGCAAATTCAGGAAGTCGCCGCCAAGATGTTCAATAAGGGTTATGGCGTCGTCGTGCCGCCGGAGCAGATAGACACCGTGGAGTATCTCAAGCACCGCCCAGCCGCGCCGGATCCGTCGGCGGCGCGCGGCGAGGTGAAGCCGGAAGAGGTGCGGCTGCGCAATCGCTGCGCCTGGGCGCCGGATGGTCGTGCGATTACCTTGCAGCAGGTCGCCCTGTTCGCCACGCATACCGAGGAGCAACACCAGATCATCGCCGTCGCCTCGCACATGAGCTATGAATCGCCGCCGCCGTTCGGCTGCCAGATGGCCGAGGTGGAGGTGGATACGGAGACCGGCGAGGTGACCGTGACAAAGCTGGTGATGGCGGTGGATTGCGGCGTGGCGATCAACCCGGCCACTGCCAGCGGCCAGATCGAGGGCGGCAACCTGCAGGCCTGCGGCTATGCCCACTGCGAGGAGATGGTGTATGACGCCCAGGGCCGGCTGCATAACCCCCGCTTCGGCCTCTATCGCATCTACAGCGCCGATGAGGCGCCGGAGTTGCAATCGATCCTCATTCAGACCTATGAGCCGTCCGGCCCTTACGGCGCCAAGGCTGTGGCCGAGATACCCATGGATGGCGTCGCCCCGGCAGTGGCCAACGCGGTATACCATGCTACCGGTGTGCGCTTTTACCAAATTCCGCTTACGCCGGAGCGCGTGTGGCGCAGGCTGAAGGGCATCGAGGACAAGCGCTGGCTGATCGCGGACGAGTGA
- a CDS encoding glycine cleavage system protein T produces MPERRTPLFDYHVRHAELVRGGGDFLFPLAYTNPVEEHLNTRRNVGMQDLSTMGEVDVKGPGAERLINRLLVNEVRDMLPGQMRYSTMCNPDGGIVDDITVYKFHDEHFMIVTSSAPRKKSARWIAEHAVGMSAYVTDLTGAIALISVQGPRSRELLQSLNPQPSTLDALKFFHFTSAAINDTQLLISRSGYTGELGYELYVPSEEALGMWEFLLQRGRDFGLRPYGTAAMQSLRIEKAFPLAGPDIPDDESRTPFHLGLDRWIRFDKPDFVGREALLRQQEMGMTERWVGLHVESEIAPRAGAAVMAVSEIAPQRRTRKSGARAGEAIEPLVAGGQVGVVTSAARGHSVGKMLALAFVQTTHAFPGCQLMVDVEGEPRPAKVVPIPFFDPQGIRMRARVSA; encoded by the coding sequence ATGCCCGAACGACGCACTCCCCTGTTCGACTATCACGTTCGCCACGCCGAGCTGGTGCGCGGCGGCGGCGACTTCCTCTTCCCGCTCGCCTACACCAATCCGGTCGAAGAGCACCTGAACACCCGCCGCAACGTCGGCATGCAAGACCTGTCTACGATGGGCGAGGTGGATGTCAAAGGCCCCGGCGCCGAACGCCTGATCAACCGGCTGCTGGTGAACGAGGTGCGCGACATGCTGCCCGGCCAGATGCGCTACAGCACCATGTGTAACCCGGATGGCGGCATCGTGGACGACATCACCGTCTACAAGTTCCACGACGAGCACTTCATGATCGTCACCAGCAGCGCGCCGCGCAAGAAGAGCGCGCGGTGGATCGCCGAACACGCCGTCGGCATGAGCGCCTACGTCACCGACCTCACCGGCGCCATCGCTCTGATCAGCGTGCAAGGCCCCCGCAGCCGCGAGCTGCTCCAATCCCTCAACCCTCAACCCTCGACCCTCGACGCTTTGAAGTTCTTCCACTTCACCAGCGCCGCGATCAACGACACGCAATTGCTCATCTCGCGCAGCGGCTACACGGGCGAGCTGGGCTACGAGCTCTACGTGCCGAGCGAAGAAGCGCTGGGCATGTGGGAGTTCCTGTTGCAGCGCGGGCGTGACTTCGGCCTGCGGCCGTATGGCACGGCGGCCATGCAGAGCTTGCGCATCGAGAAGGCCTTCCCACTGGCCGGCCCCGATATCCCCGACGACGAGAGCCGCACGCCATTCCATCTCGGCCTCGACCGTTGGATTCGCTTCGACAAGCCGGACTTCGTAGGACGTGAGGCGCTGCTGCGCCAGCAGGAGATGGGCATGACCGAGCGATGGGTTGGGCTGCATGTGGAGAGCGAGATCGCGCCACGCGCCGGCGCCGCCGTGATGGCCGTGAGCGAAATCGCACCGCAGCGCCGCACGCGCAAGAGCGGGGCGCGCGCCGGCGAGGCCATCGAGCCGCTCGTCGCCGGTGGGCAGGTGGGCGTCGTCACCAGCGCCGCGCGCGGGCACAGCGTGGGCAAGATGCTGGCGCTGGCGTTCGTGCAGACCACGCATGCCTTCCCCGGCTGCCAATTGATGGTGGACGTGGAGGGCGAGCCGCGCCCGGCCAAGGTCGTGCCGATTCCGTTCTTCGATCCCCAAGGGATTCGTATGCGCGCAAGAGTCAGCGCCTGA